One window of Streptomyces sp. FIT100 genomic DNA carries:
- a CDS encoding DUF3817 domain-containing protein translates to MKKSVLTRYRVMAYVTAVMLLVLCTCMVFKYGFDTGEDVTFAVSQAHGLLYIIYLIFAFDLGSKAKWSFGKLLWVLLSGTIPFAAFFVERKVTRTVEPLVSGVEPAVAKA, encoded by the coding sequence ATGAAGAAGAGCGTCCTGACCCGCTACCGGGTGATGGCCTACGTCACCGCCGTCATGCTGCTCGTGCTGTGCACCTGCATGGTGTTCAAGTACGGCTTCGACACCGGCGAGGACGTCACCTTCGCCGTCTCGCAGGCCCACGGGCTCCTCTACATCATCTACCTGATCTTCGCCTTCGACCTGGGCTCCAAGGCCAAGTGGTCGTTCGGCAAGCTGCTGTGGGTGCTCCTCTCGGGCACGATCCCCTTCGCCGCCTTCTTCGTCGAGCGCAAGGTCACACGCACGGTCGAGCCCCTGGTCAGCGGGGTCGAGCCGGCCGTCGCCAAGGCGTAA
- a CDS encoding AIM24 family protein has protein sequence MFRLQGSKVLAVDMTGDAVKAKNGSMVAYDGQMAFKKLSGGGEGIRGMVTRRLTGEQMTMMEVKGQGTCYFADRASEINLVSLHGDKLYVESSNLLCTDGGLRTGTSFTGLRGGATGNGLFTTTVEGTGQAAIMSDGPAVVLRVTPQYPLSVDPGAYIAHQGNVQQHFQSGVTFRTFMGEGGGEAFQLRFEGDGLVYVQPSERNTIAGDV, from the coding sequence ATGTTCCGACTTCAAGGCAGCAAGGTGCTCGCCGTCGACATGACCGGGGACGCCGTCAAGGCGAAGAACGGCTCCATGGTCGCGTACGACGGCCAGATGGCCTTCAAGAAACTCTCCGGCGGGGGTGAGGGCATCCGCGGCATGGTGACGCGCCGCCTCACCGGTGAGCAGATGACGATGATGGAGGTGAAGGGCCAGGGCACCTGCTATTTCGCCGACCGCGCGTCCGAGATCAACCTCGTCTCGCTGCACGGCGACAAGCTGTACGTCGAGTCGAGCAATCTGCTCTGCACGGACGGCGGGCTGCGCACCGGCACCAGCTTCACCGGCCTGCGCGGCGGCGCGACCGGCAACGGCCTGTTCACGACGACCGTCGAGGGCACCGGCCAGGCCGCGATCATGTCCGACGGCCCGGCGGTCGTGCTGCGCGTGACGCCGCAGTACCCCCTCTCCGTCGACCCCGGCGCGTACATCGCCCACCAGGGCAACGTCCAGCAGCACTTCCAGTCCGGGGTCACCTTCCGGACGTTCATGGGCGAGGGCGGCGGCGAGGCGTTCCAGCTCCGCTTCGAGGGCGACGGGCTCGTGTACGTCCAGCCGAGCGAGCGCAACACGATCGCAGGGGACGTGTGA
- a CDS encoding AIM24 family protein: MPFREINSKMVEATVVPGQKMYSQRGAMLAYKGEVSFTPNMAGGQGGLMSMIGRRVADEATPLMTVEGSGTVMFGHGGHHIQVIGLTGDTLYVEADRLLAFDGTLQQGTMFMGSQGGVMGMVRGQVTGQGLFTTTLKGHGAVAVMAHGGVIELPITPGRPVHVDPQAYVAHHGDVRNKLSTALGWRDMVGRGSGEAFQLELSGSGAVYVQASEEKL; encoded by the coding sequence ATGCCCTTCCGTGAGATCAACTCGAAGATGGTCGAGGCGACGGTCGTCCCCGGCCAGAAGATGTACAGCCAGCGCGGCGCGATGCTCGCGTACAAGGGCGAGGTGTCCTTCACCCCGAACATGGCGGGCGGCCAGGGCGGCCTGATGTCGATGATCGGCCGGCGGGTGGCCGACGAGGCGACCCCGCTGATGACGGTCGAGGGCAGCGGCACGGTGATGTTCGGCCACGGCGGCCATCACATCCAGGTCATCGGCCTCACCGGCGACACCCTGTACGTCGAGGCCGACCGGCTGCTCGCCTTCGACGGCACGCTGCAGCAGGGCACGATGTTCATGGGCTCCCAGGGCGGGGTCATGGGCATGGTGCGCGGCCAGGTCACCGGTCAGGGGCTGTTCACCACGACCCTGAAGGGGCACGGCGCGGTCGCGGTCATGGCGCACGGCGGAGTGATCGAACTGCCGATCACTCCGGGCCGGCCGGTGCACGTCGACCCTCAGGCGTACGTCGCGCACCACGGCGACGTGCGGAACAAGCTCTCCACGGCGCTGGGTTGGCGCGACATGGTGGGGCGCGGCTCGGGCGAGGCGTTCCAGCTGGAGCTGAGCGGCAGTGGTGCGGTGTACGTCCAGGCGTCGGAGGAGAAGCTGTGA
- a CDS encoding MarR family winged helix-turn-helix transcriptional regulator, which produces METETATRWLSDTEQCAWRTYLDVNRLLTYQMEKDLQPFGLTMNDYEILVNLSESADRRMRMSDLAAATLQSKSRLSHQITRMENAGLVRREHCESDRRGLYAVLTDHGTETMQKVAPHHVESVRQHFIDMLTPEALADLRASLTPVADHLRGRRGKL; this is translated from the coding sequence ATGGAGACCGAGACTGCCACGCGCTGGCTGAGCGACACGGAGCAGTGCGCCTGGCGCACCTATCTGGATGTCAACAGGCTGTTGACGTACCAGATGGAGAAGGACCTGCAACCGTTCGGCCTGACCATGAACGACTACGAGATCCTCGTCAATCTCTCGGAGTCCGCGGACCGGCGCATGCGCATGAGTGATCTGGCGGCGGCCACGCTCCAGTCCAAGAGCCGGCTCTCCCACCAGATCACGCGCATGGAGAACGCGGGCCTGGTCCGCCGCGAGCACTGCGAGTCGGACCGGCGGGGGCTGTACGCCGTGCTCACGGACCACGGCACGGAGACGATGCAGAAGGTGGCACCGCACCACGTCGAGTCCGTGCGCCAGCACTTCATCGACATGCTGACCCCGGAGGCACTCGCGGACCTGCGGGCGTCCCTGACCCCGGTCGCGGACCACCTGCGCGGGCGGCGCGGCAAGCTCTGA
- a CDS encoding MarR family winged helix-turn-helix transcriptional regulator yields the protein MPKPLSLPFDPIARADELWQQRWGAVPSMAAITSIMRAHQILLAEVDAVVKPYGLTFARYEALVLLTFSKAGELPMSKIGERLMVHPTSVTNTVDRLVRSGLVAKRPNPNDGRGTLASITEKGREVVEAATRDLMGMDFGLGAYDAEECAEIFALLRPLRVAAHDFDER from the coding sequence GTGCCGAAGCCGCTCAGCCTTCCGTTCGACCCCATCGCCCGAGCCGACGAGCTCTGGCAGCAGCGCTGGGGCGCCGTGCCCTCGATGGCCGCGATCACCTCGATCATGCGTGCGCATCAGATCCTGCTCGCCGAGGTCGACGCCGTCGTGAAGCCGTACGGGCTGACGTTCGCGCGGTACGAGGCGCTGGTGCTGCTCACCTTCTCGAAGGCCGGCGAGCTGCCGATGTCGAAGATCGGCGAGCGGCTCATGGTGCACCCGACGTCCGTGACGAACACGGTGGACCGGCTGGTGAGGTCCGGTCTCGTCGCCAAGCGCCCCAACCCCAACGACGGGCGCGGCACGCTCGCCTCCATCACGGAGAAGGGCCGCGAGGTCGTCGAAGCGGCCACCCGCGACCTGATGGGGATGGACTTCGGGCTCGGTGCGTACGACGCCGAGGAGTGTGCGGAGATCTTCGCGCTGCTGCGTCCGCTGCGGGTCGCCGCGCACGACTTCGACGAGCGGTGA
- a CDS encoding MTH1187 family thiamine-binding protein → MIVAFSVTPLGVGEDVGEYVADAVRVVRESGLPNRTDAMFTSIEGDNWDEVMDVVKRAVAAVEARAPRVSLVLKADLRPGVTDGLTSKVETVERHLSA, encoded by the coding sequence GTGATCGTCGCCTTCTCCGTCACCCCGCTCGGCGTCGGCGAGGACGTCGGCGAGTACGTCGCCGACGCGGTGCGCGTCGTCCGCGAGTCCGGGCTCCCGAACCGCACGGACGCGATGTTCACCTCGATCGAGGGCGACAACTGGGACGAGGTCATGGACGTCGTCAAACGCGCCGTCGCAGCCGTCGAGGCCCGCGCCCCGCGCGTCTCGCTGGTCCTCAAGGCCGACCTCAGGCCCGGCGTCACCGACGGCCTGACCAGCAAGGTGGAGACGGTGGAGCGCCACCTCTCGGCGTGA
- a CDS encoding DUF3817 domain-containing protein, whose amino-acid sequence MDIKTASALHRLRLVSAPEAVSFLLLLVCSVLKRTTEFNAVPVMGAIHGVLFILYVIFWLDAWNRTKWDVKTAAVYFILSVLPFGGFFAERKLKRAAADAVIAARARREGKVNA is encoded by the coding sequence GTGGACATCAAGACCGCTTCCGCCCTCCACCGCCTCCGGCTCGTCTCCGCGCCCGAGGCCGTGTCGTTCCTGCTGCTGCTCGTCTGCTCGGTGCTCAAGCGCACGACGGAGTTCAACGCGGTTCCCGTGATGGGCGCCATCCACGGTGTGCTGTTCATCCTGTACGTGATCTTCTGGCTCGACGCCTGGAACCGTACGAAGTGGGACGTCAAGACGGCCGCCGTCTACTTCATCCTCTCCGTGCTGCCCTTCGGCGGCTTCTTCGCCGAGCGCAAGCTCAAGCGCGCCGCCGCGGACGCCGTCATCGCCGCCCGCGCCCGCCGCGAGGGCAAGGTGAACGCGTGA
- a CDS encoding AIM24 family protein yields the protein MSTPVIFDPMTLPSDDNVNAYTFCVELKGSQWFLQKGKMIAYYGRVDFNGIGHGRFDGLMRTSFHSPLHASDWVVAEGSGKMLLADRAFDVNSFDLEDGNLTIRSGNLLAYQPTLALKQSIVPGFLTLIGTGKFVAASNGPVVFMEPPIRVDPQALVGWADCPSPCHHYDHGYMSGVMGGLRQLAGIGGASGEEHQFEFVGAGTVLLQSTETLLPEQATGAVPYGDGVPGAGHAGHAAPGQHGSSPRLPGQLGDLQRRFGL from the coding sequence GTGAGCACGCCGGTGATCTTTGACCCGATGACGCTGCCGAGCGACGACAACGTCAACGCCTACACCTTCTGCGTGGAGCTCAAGGGCTCCCAGTGGTTCCTGCAGAAGGGCAAGATGATCGCCTACTACGGGCGCGTCGACTTCAACGGGATCGGCCACGGCCGCTTCGACGGCCTGATGCGTACGAGCTTCCACTCGCCGCTGCACGCGAGCGACTGGGTGGTGGCCGAGGGCAGCGGCAAGATGCTGCTCGCGGACCGGGCGTTCGACGTGAACTCCTTCGACCTGGAGGACGGCAATCTGACGATCCGGTCCGGGAACCTGCTCGCGTACCAGCCGACCCTGGCGCTCAAGCAGTCGATCGTGCCGGGATTTCTGACCCTGATCGGCACGGGCAAGTTCGTGGCGGCGTCGAACGGCCCGGTCGTCTTCATGGAGCCCCCGATCCGGGTGGACCCGCAGGCGCTGGTGGGCTGGGCGGACTGCCCTTCGCCGTGCCACCACTACGACCACGGCTATATGAGCGGGGTCATGGGCGGGCTGCGGCAGCTGGCGGGGATCGGCGGGGCGTCGGGCGAGGAGCACCAGTTCGAGTTCGTGGGCGCGGGGACGGTGCTGCTCCAGTCGACGGAGACTCTCCTGCCCGAGCAGGCGACGGGTGCGGTGCCGTACGGGGACGGGGTGCCCGGCGCCGGCCACGCCGGCCATGCGGCTCCGGGTCAGCACGGGTCCTCTCCGCGCCTTCCCGGCCAGCTTGGGGACCTCCAGCGTCGCTTCGGGCTGTGA
- the meaB gene encoding methylmalonyl Co-A mutase-associated GTPase MeaB, producing MVDVPQLVAQAREGRPRAVARLISLVEGASPQLREVMAELAPLTGGAYVVGLTGSPGVGKSTSTSALVTAYRRAGKRVGVLAVDPSSPFSGGALLGDRVRMSEHASDPGVYIRSMATRGHLGGLAWAAPQAIRVLDAAGCDVVLVETVGVGQSEVEIASQADTSVVLLAPGMGDGIQAAKAGILEIGDVYVVNKADRDGADATARELNHMLGLGESRAPGDWRPPIVKTVAARSEGIDEVVEALEKHRAWMEEHGVLAERRTRRAAHEVETIAVTRLRERIGDLHGDRRLDALAGRIVAGELDPYAAADELVAGLTVASAESE from the coding sequence ATGGTGGACGTCCCCCAGCTGGTCGCCCAGGCGAGGGAGGGCCGGCCGCGCGCCGTGGCCCGGCTGATCTCACTCGTCGAGGGGGCGTCCCCGCAGCTCCGCGAGGTCATGGCGGAGCTGGCGCCGCTGACCGGCGGGGCGTACGTGGTGGGCCTGACCGGCTCGCCGGGGGTCGGCAAGTCGACGTCCACCTCCGCGCTGGTGACGGCGTACCGGCGGGCCGGGAAGCGGGTCGGCGTGCTCGCCGTCGACCCCTCCTCACCCTTCTCGGGCGGGGCGCTGCTCGGCGACCGCGTCCGGATGTCGGAGCACGCGTCCGACCCCGGTGTCTACATCCGCTCGATGGCCACCCGCGGCCATCTGGGCGGCCTCGCCTGGGCCGCGCCGCAGGCGATCCGGGTCCTGGACGCGGCGGGCTGCGACGTGGTGCTCGTGGAGACGGTCGGCGTCGGCCAGTCGGAGGTCGAGATCGCGTCGCAGGCGGACACGTCGGTGGTGCTGCTCGCGCCCGGTATGGGGGACGGCATCCAGGCGGCCAAGGCGGGGATCCTGGAGATCGGCGACGTCTACGTCGTCAACAAGGCCGACCGCGACGGGGCGGACGCGACCGCCCGCGAGCTCAACCACATGCTGGGCCTCGGTGAGTCCCGCGCGCCGGGGGACTGGCGGCCGCCGATCGTGAAGACCGTCGCGGCGCGGAGCGAGGGGATCGACGAGGTCGTCGAGGCGCTGGAGAAGCACCGCGCGTGGATGGAGGAGCACGGGGTCCTGGCCGAGCGCCGGACGCGCCGTGCGGCGCACGAGGTGGAGACGATCGCGGTCACCCGGCTGCGCGAGCGGATCGGCGATCTGCACGGCGACCGGCGGCTGGACGCGCTGGCGGGGCGCATCGTCGCGGGGGAGCTGGACCCGTACGCGGCGGCGGACGAACTGGTGGCGGGCCTGACGGTGGCGTCCGCCGAATCGGAGTAG